The following proteins come from a genomic window of Erpetoichthys calabaricus chromosome 18, fErpCal1.3, whole genome shotgun sequence:
- the LOC114669257 gene encoding transmembrane and coiled-coil domains protein 1-like isoform X3, protein MHWEKLIQMRNGKIERLEVSSLAQTSNAVACATDCSINVDTVDGTPDPQRTKAAILHLQQKILKLTEQIKIEQTARDDNVAEYLKLANNADKQQSARIKQVFEKKNQKSAQTIHQLQRKLDHYHRKLREIEHNGIPRQPKDVFRDMHQGLKDVGAKVTGFSEGVVDSVKGGLSSFSQATHSAAGAVVSKPREIASLFRNKFGSADNISSLKDSLDESQGEDGIKPSGLCSNLQSSPKYGSEDDCSSGTSGSAGANSTSRAPGGPPSSKTNTLENQSSGFDTIFHEIQEIREAQGRLEESFENLKSHYQRDYSLIMQTLQDERYRCERLEDQLNDLTELHQNEIINLKQELASMEEKIAYQSYERARDIQEALEACQTRISKMELQQQQQQVVQLEGLENATARTLLGKLINVLLAVMAVLLVFVSTVANCVVPLMKTRNRTFSTFFLVIFIAFLWKNWDAISGYFERFFQPPR, encoded by the exons ATGCACTGGGAAAAGTTAATTCAGATGAGGAATGGAAAG attGAAAGGTTGGAAGTGAGCAGTCTAGCACAAACATCCAATGCAGTGGCTTGTGCTACAGATTGCAGTATCAATGTAGATACTGTAGACGGCACCCCTGACCCCCAAAGAACAAAAGCTGCTATCCTACATCTACAACAGAAAATACTTAAACTGACAGAACAGATCAAAATTGAGCAAACCGCCCGTGATGACAATGTGGCAGAGTACTTGAAGTTGGCAAATAATGCAGACAAGCAGCAGAGTGCCCGGATCAAGCAGGTGTTTGAGAAGAAGAATCAAAAGTCAGCCCAGACCATCCATCAGTTACAGCGTAAACTTGATCACTACCATCGAAAACTGCGTGAAATTGAGCACAATGGCATCCCCCGGCAACCGAAGGATGTTTTTAGGGACATGCACCAGGGTCTAAAAGATGTGGGTGCCAAAGTGACAGGTTTCAGTGAAGGTGTAGTGGACAGCGTTAAAGGTGGTCTGTCCAGCTTCTCACAAGCAACACACTCTGCAGCAGGAGCTGTTGTCTCCAAACCAAGGGAAATTGCTTCACTCTTTAGAAACAAGTTTGGTAGTGCAGACAACATTTCCAGCTTAAAGGATTCTTTAGATGAGTCCCAGGGTGAAGATGGAATAAAGCCTTCAGGCCTCTGCAGCAATTTGCAATCCAGCCCTAAATATGGAAGTGAAGATGACTGTTCCAGTGGTACCTCTGGTTCAGCGGGTGCCAATAGCACTAGTAGGGCCCCTGGGGGCCCGCCCAGCTCCAAAACAAATACACTGGAAAATCAAAGCTCAGGGTTTGATACTATTTTTCATGAGATTCAGGAAATTCGTGAGGCACAGGGAAGACTGGAagaatcttttgaaaatctgaaatcaCACTACCAGAGAGACTATTCTTTAATAATGCAAACACTACAAGATGAAAGATACAG ATGTGAAAGGCTGGAGGATCAATTGAATGATTTAACAGAGCTTCACCAGAATGAGATTATCAACCTCAAGCAGGAGCTGGCGAGCATGGAAGAAAAGATTGCATACCAGTCATACGAACGCGCCAGGGACATTCAG GAGGCGCTAGAGGCTTGTCAAACCCGTATCTCGAAGATGGagttgcagcagcagcagcaacaggtgGTGCAACTGGAAGGTCTGGAGAATGCTACAGCACGAACCTTGTTGGGAAAGTTAATCAATGTACTGCTGGCTGTGATGGCTGTCTTACTGGTTTTTGTCTCCACTGTGGCCAACTGTGTTGTTCCCCTAATGAAAACACGTAACCGAACATTTAGCACTTTCTTCCTAGTAATTTTCATTGCCTTTTTATGGAAAAACTGGGATGCCATATCTGGATACTTTGAAAGATTCTTCCAACCTCCTAGATGA
- the LOC114669257 gene encoding transmembrane and coiled-coil domains protein 1-like isoform X4: MVQRFSLRRQHSKIERLEVSSLAQTSNAVACATDCSINVDTVDGTPDPQRTKAAILHLQQKILKLTEQIKIEQTARDDNVAEYLKLANNADKQQSARIKQVFEKKNQKSAQTIHQLQRKLDHYHRKLREIEHNGIPRQPKDVFRDMHQGLKDVGAKVTGFSEGVVDSVKGGLSSFSQATHSAAGAVVSKPREIASLFRNKFGSADNISSLKDSLDESQGEDGIKPSGLCSNLQSSPKYGSEDDCSSGTSGSAGANSTSRAPGGPPSSKTNTLENQSSGFDTIFHEIQEIREAQGRLEESFENLKSHYQRDYSLIMQTLQDERYRCERLEDQLNDLTELHQNEIINLKQELASMEEKIAYQSYERARDIQEALEACQTRISKMELQQQQQQVVQLEGLENATARTLLGKLINVLLAVMAVLLVFVSTVANCVVPLMKTRNRTFSTFFLVIFIAFLWKNWDAISGYFERFFQPPR; the protein is encoded by the exons attGAAAGGTTGGAAGTGAGCAGTCTAGCACAAACATCCAATGCAGTGGCTTGTGCTACAGATTGCAGTATCAATGTAGATACTGTAGACGGCACCCCTGACCCCCAAAGAACAAAAGCTGCTATCCTACATCTACAACAGAAAATACTTAAACTGACAGAACAGATCAAAATTGAGCAAACCGCCCGTGATGACAATGTGGCAGAGTACTTGAAGTTGGCAAATAATGCAGACAAGCAGCAGAGTGCCCGGATCAAGCAGGTGTTTGAGAAGAAGAATCAAAAGTCAGCCCAGACCATCCATCAGTTACAGCGTAAACTTGATCACTACCATCGAAAACTGCGTGAAATTGAGCACAATGGCATCCCCCGGCAACCGAAGGATGTTTTTAGGGACATGCACCAGGGTCTAAAAGATGTGGGTGCCAAAGTGACAGGTTTCAGTGAAGGTGTAGTGGACAGCGTTAAAGGTGGTCTGTCCAGCTTCTCACAAGCAACACACTCTGCAGCAGGAGCTGTTGTCTCCAAACCAAGGGAAATTGCTTCACTCTTTAGAAACAAGTTTGGTAGTGCAGACAACATTTCCAGCTTAAAGGATTCTTTAGATGAGTCCCAGGGTGAAGATGGAATAAAGCCTTCAGGCCTCTGCAGCAATTTGCAATCCAGCCCTAAATATGGAAGTGAAGATGACTGTTCCAGTGGTACCTCTGGTTCAGCGGGTGCCAATAGCACTAGTAGGGCCCCTGGGGGCCCGCCCAGCTCCAAAACAAATACACTGGAAAATCAAAGCTCAGGGTTTGATACTATTTTTCATGAGATTCAGGAAATTCGTGAGGCACAGGGAAGACTGGAagaatcttttgaaaatctgaaatcaCACTACCAGAGAGACTATTCTTTAATAATGCAAACACTACAAGATGAAAGATACAG ATGTGAAAGGCTGGAGGATCAATTGAATGATTTAACAGAGCTTCACCAGAATGAGATTATCAACCTCAAGCAGGAGCTGGCGAGCATGGAAGAAAAGATTGCATACCAGTCATACGAACGCGCCAGGGACATTCAG GAGGCGCTAGAGGCTTGTCAAACCCGTATCTCGAAGATGGagttgcagcagcagcagcaacaggtgGTGCAACTGGAAGGTCTGGAGAATGCTACAGCACGAACCTTGTTGGGAAAGTTAATCAATGTACTGCTGGCTGTGATGGCTGTCTTACTGGTTTTTGTCTCCACTGTGGCCAACTGTGTTGTTCCCCTAATGAAAACACGTAACCGAACATTTAGCACTTTCTTCCTAGTAATTTTCATTGCCTTTTTATGGAAAAACTGGGATGCCATATCTGGATACTTTGAAAGATTCTTCCAACCTCCTAGATGA